CTGCGCGACACCGACAATCTCAGCTCGGCCAAAGGGGACATCCTGGAGGTCGTCAAGGCCGAGCCGGAGATGCCGCTCGGCGTCTTCATCAACGAGGACGCACCGCAGCACACCGTGCACCGGCTGCTGGTGTCGCGTGCCTTCACGCCGCGCAAGATGAAGGCCATCGAGGATCAGGTCCGCGACTTCTGTGCCACGTGCCTGGACCCGCTGGTCGGAGGGGACCGCTTCGACTTCATGAGCGACCTCGGCGTCGAGATGCCGATGCGGGTGATCGGCATGCTGGTCGGCATGCCCGACGAACTGCAGCGCAGCGTGCGCAAGGTCGCCGGTCGGCGGCTGCGCAACAATCCCGGTGAACCGCTGCCGGTGAGCAAGAAGAATTACTTCAACGGCAACATGTTTCGGGAATACGTCGAGTGGCGCAAGGAGAATCCATCCGACGACCTGGTGACCGAACTGTTGAACGTCGAGTTCACCGATGCCGACGGCGTGGAACGCAAACTCAGTTCCGAAGAACTGCTGGTGTTCCTCGGTGTGGTTGCCAACGCCGGGACCGAGACGGTGAGCCGACTGTTCGGATGGCTGGGAAAGCTGCTGGGGGAGCACCCCGATCAGCGCCGCGAACTGGCAGCGGACCCCGCGTTGATCCCGGGTGCGATAGAGGAGGTGCTGCGCTACGAACCGCCGGTGCACGGGATCGCCCGCTATGTCGCCAAGGACGTGACCTACCACGACACCACGGTGCCCGCGGGTTCGGCGCTGCTGCTGGTGGCCGGTGCGGCCAACCGCGATGAACGCAAATTCGACGACCCCGACCGCTTCGACATCCACCGCAACGGAAATCACGTGAGTTTCGGTCGGGGAGCGCATTTCTGTCTCGGTGCATCGCTGGCCCGCGTCGAGGGCCGGGTGGCACTCGAGGAGATCCTCAAGCGTTGGCCGGACTGGACGATCGATGAGCAGAACGCGCACCGGGCGCCGACGGTGGCGGTCCGGGGTTGGGACAGCATGCCCGCGATCCTCGGTTAGTCCTGCCGGGCCAGCGCACTCAGCAACGACCGGGTGCGGCGCACCGAGGCGGAGCGCTGCGCCCGGTCGGCACCCACGGGCACCGGCTGGGCCCAGACATCGGTGGCGCCCGCATCCAGCAGCGCCCGAAGCTGCTGCACCACGGCGGATTCGTCACCAAGGATCGCCACATCGGCCGCGTCGGTGCCACCACCGGCGCGAATGATCTGCTGGTAGTTACGCATTCCCGCATAGGAGACGGCGTTGGCCGCCACCGCCTCGCGGGCCTCGTCGAGATCGTCGTGCACCGCGACCGGCAGGCCCGCCACGATCCGTGGGGCGGACCGCCCGGCCTCGGCCGCCGCCGATGTGAGAATCGGGGTGATCCGGGATTCCAGGGCCTGCCGCGACGCCATCCACAGCACGACGCCGTCGGCGAGCAGTGCGGCGGTGCGCAGCATCCGGGGGGACAGCGCCGAGAGCAGCAGCGGGATGGGGTGTTCGGGGCGGGCGGCGCGCCCGGCGCTGTGCGCGGTCCACTCGGTCCCGTCGACGTCGACGTCCTCGCCGCGCAGCAGCGGCCCCAGGATCTGCAGGTACTCCGCGGTGTTGCGGACCGGGCGGTCGTAGGACAGGCCGAGCACGTCCCGCACGATGGGCTCGTGGGAGGGCCCGATGCCCAGGCACAGTCCCGGTCGTCCCATCGCGTTCGCGGCGGCAATCACCCGGTTGGCCTGCAGCAGGGGATGGCATGGATAGGTCTGCAGCACAGCGGTTCCCAGCTCGATCGACGAGGTGGCGCGCCCGGCCATCGCCATCGCGACCAATGGGTCACCGGCGACGCGGCTGGCGAACCACAGCGAGGAGAACCCGTCGGCCTCGGCCTCCTGGGCCTGGGTGATGATCGCCTCGACCGACGCGGCGCCGCCGGACAGTCCGATACGCATGGTGCGTCCCCTCTACTGACCCTGGCTATCGCATGACGTGCGGGTACTGCTCGTGCGGATGCACGTCGAACAGTGTCCGATACGACGGCGGCCGGCGACCACCCTCGTCCACGATGCCGTACTTGCCGGCCAACTCGGCGCCGATCAACGTCTTCCCGCTGACGTCCATCAGATCCGGGTCGTTGAACAACGCCCAGATGACATGGCCGGTGAGTTCGGGCGTCTCCGCGGTGTCGAGGATGTGGCCGAACCTGTCCGGCTTGGCGGCGATGATCCCGCGCACCCGCTCGGTCAGCAGCGATCCCAGCCAGATCGACACCGCGGCGATCTCGAACTCGCGGAAGTCCACCGCCATGTCGGCAGCCATCTTGTCCACCCCGGCCTTGGGGACGCCGTAGGCGGGCCCGAACGCGTAGTGCACCGACCCCGAGGACGAGGTGAACGCCACCAGCCCTTTGCGCTGCGGCAGCATCAGCGGCGCACACAGGGCGGTCGCGACGTAGCTGCTGCGCACGCCGACGTCGAGGGTGTCGAGCACGCTGAGCGGCTCTTCCCAGAACTTGGTGCGACCCATCATCTCGTCACGAATGATGGCGGCATTGTTGACCAGGATGTCGACCCGGCCCTGCTCCTCGGCGATCCGGTCGAACAGCGCCTTGACCTGATCGTCGTCGCTGTGGTCGACGCGCACCGCGATGCCCTCACCGCCGGCCGCGGTGACCATGTCGGCGCTCTGATGGATGGTGCCGGCCAACGGGGAATCCCCGGCGGTCTCACTGCGCCCGGTGACATACACCGTGCAGCCGTGACTGCCCAGGGCGTGCGCAATCCCGATACCCGCACCGCGGCTGGCCCCGGTGACGACCGCAACCGGTCTGTTCTGGCTCATCAGTGGCCGATCTCGGCGACGGTCTTGAGTTCGGTGATCGGGCGGGCCAGACCCTGCTCGTCGCAGGCTCGCTGCAGCTTGACGAGGGTCTCCTCGACGCCCGGGCCGAGCCGGGGGCCGGGGGTGAAGGTGGCGGGCAGGTGCCGCATGCCCTGAATCACCCCGATGCTGTCGTAGTGCACGGTCTGTTCGGCGATGCACCGGTAGTCGGGCATCCGGTCCAGGACGGCGGTCAGCATCGACTTGAACACCGTGCGGGCCACGTTCGAGCCGATGCACCGATGTACGCCGAGCCCGAAGCTGAAGTGCCGGTTGTTCTTCCGGTCCATCACCAACGCGTCCGGATCCTCGAACAAGGCGGGGTCCCGGTTGGCCATCGCCCAGGACAACCACAGCCGCTCGCCCTCACGGAGCCGGGTGCCGTCCAGATCGATGTCTTCGGACACGGTCCGGGCATCTCCGGGTGCGGGGGTGAAGAAGCGCAGGAACTCCTCGGTCGCCCGGTCCAACAGCGCGTCCCGTTCGGCGCTCAACCGGCTGCGCTGCTCGGGGTGTTGCGACAACCACTCCAGGGCATGCGCGGTGAGCGCGGTGGTGGTGTCGAACCCGCCGCCGATCAGCAGGTTCAGCATGCCGATCAACTCGATGTCCGGCGGTGCTTCACCATCGATGCGCAGCTTGGCCAGGGCGTCGATGATGCCTGGCCGCGGGGTCTCTCTGATCTGCGCCAGGTTGGTGAACAGGTCGATGCCCATGGCCATGAAGAGATCGCGGACCCGGGCGGCGTCGGGGGAGTCCGGCGGGGTGTAGACCGATGCGTGCGCCGGCTCGCTGTACATCGTCCACTTGTCCAGCTGCACACCGAGCATGGCCAGCGTGAGGACCGCCGGGACGACGTTCGCCAGGTCGTCGACGAAATCGATCTGTCCGGCCTCGATGCGGTCATCGATGCAGGCGCGGACGATGTCGTCGATGAAGGGGGTCCAGCGCCGGACCGCTGCGGGGGAGAGATACGGATTGAGTGCGGTGCGGTAGAAGCGGTGCTCGGGATCGTCCATCTCCAGCATGCCGCCGCGAAAACCCTCCGCTTCCAACATCGTCGGAATGGAGATGCCCTTGTAGCCGCGTCGTTCGTTGTGCACGTCGTGGTCATTGGAGACATGCGGGCAGCGGGCCAGTTCGAACACCTGCTCTCCGCCGGCCGCCACCCAGTGCCCGTCGTAGGTGTCCGTCCAGGCGATGGGGCAGCGCTGCTGCATCTCATGGGTGATGTCGAGGAACTTCTCGCGGTAGTCGGCACTGTGCCGGTCGAAGTGGTAGCCGGTCTTGCTCATCGCGCGGCCTGCGCGGTTGCGACTTCTGCTTTCACCGTGGCTCCTGATGGCATCTGATTGGGGCTGAATGTGTTTGGCGAGAGTGTCGAGTCAGGTGACGGCGCCGCCATTGACG
This region of Mycolicibacterium diernhoferi genomic DNA includes:
- a CDS encoding SDR family NAD(P)-dependent oxidoreductase; the protein is MSQNRPVAVVTGASRGAGIGIAHALGSHGCTVYVTGRSETAGDSPLAGTIHQSADMVTAAGGEGIAVRVDHSDDDQVKALFDRIAEEQGRVDILVNNAAIIRDEMMGRTKFWEEPLSVLDTLDVGVRSSYVATALCAPLMLPQRKGLVAFTSSSGSVHYAFGPAYGVPKAGVDKMAADMAVDFREFEIAAVSIWLGSLLTERVRGIIAAKPDRFGHILDTAETPELTGHVIWALFNDPDLMDVSGKTLIGAELAGKYGIVDEGGRRPPSYRTLFDVHPHEQYPHVMR
- a CDS encoding cytochrome P450 codes for the protein MSKTGYHFDRHSADYREKFLDITHEMQQRCPIAWTDTYDGHWVAAGGEQVFELARCPHVSNDHDVHNERRGYKGISIPTMLEAEGFRGGMLEMDDPEHRFYRTALNPYLSPAAVRRWTPFIDDIVRACIDDRIEAGQIDFVDDLANVVPAVLTLAMLGVQLDKWTMYSEPAHASVYTPPDSPDAARVRDLFMAMGIDLFTNLAQIRETPRPGIIDALAKLRIDGEAPPDIELIGMLNLLIGGGFDTTTALTAHALEWLSQHPEQRSRLSAERDALLDRATEEFLRFFTPAPGDARTVSEDIDLDGTRLREGERLWLSWAMANRDPALFEDPDALVMDRKNNRHFSFGLGVHRCIGSNVARTVFKSMLTAVLDRMPDYRCIAEQTVHYDSIGVIQGMRHLPATFTPGPRLGPGVEETLVKLQRACDEQGLARPITELKTVAEIGH
- a CDS encoding cytochrome P450 translates to MVETRELYYDPYDVDIDVDPYPVYQRLRDESPLHYNEKMDFWALSRMSDVEDALRDTDNLSSAKGDILEVVKAEPEMPLGVFINEDAPQHTVHRLLVSRAFTPRKMKAIEDQVRDFCATCLDPLVGGDRFDFMSDLGVEMPMRVIGMLVGMPDELQRSVRKVAGRRLRNNPGEPLPVSKKNYFNGNMFREYVEWRKENPSDDLVTELLNVEFTDADGVERKLSSEELLVFLGVVANAGTETVSRLFGWLGKLLGEHPDQRRELAADPALIPGAIEEVLRYEPPVHGIARYVAKDVTYHDTTVPAGSALLLVAGAANRDERKFDDPDRFDIHRNGNHVSFGRGAHFCLGASLARVEGRVALEEILKRWPDWTIDEQNAHRAPTVAVRGWDSMPAILG
- a CDS encoding TIGR03564 family F420-dependent LLM class oxidoreductase gives rise to the protein MRIGLSGGAASVEAIITQAQEAEADGFSSLWFASRVAGDPLVAMAMAGRATSSIELGTAVLQTYPCHPLLQANRVIAAANAMGRPGLCLGIGPSHEPIVRDVLGLSYDRPVRNTAEYLQILGPLLRGEDVDVDGTEWTAHSAGRAARPEHPIPLLLSALSPRMLRTAALLADGVVLWMASRQALESRITPILTSAAAEAGRSAPRIVAGLPVAVHDDLDEAREAVAANAVSYAGMRNYQQIIRAGGGTDAADVAILGDESAVVQQLRALLDAGATDVWAQPVPVGADRAQRSASVRRTRSLLSALARQD